The Elaeis guineensis isolate ETL-2024a chromosome 13, EG11, whole genome shotgun sequence genome includes a region encoding these proteins:
- the LOC105056439 gene encoding growth-regulating factor 4, with protein MMMMIGGNGSRSRYPFTESQWQELEHQALIFKYLAAGIPIPNDLILPIRRSLLLDSPTLGFPHPPSIGWGCFQMGYGRKVEDPEPGRCRRTDGKKWRCSKEAYPDSKYCERHMHRGKRSSRKHVELSLASNPTSAQLSSPYSPLLSLSPPEAHHALFPCSSSSGSPGIGFSTHNNIPYSHLDTACLSADNSNREFYGLKKDVNEYNFFSEASGAEREGKFRPLGLTSMDESQQSSNFAVAFASGEVKAVELEDSQNPKPFHCFFDEWPQRGTGSCISLEEDRSQQASYSNTQLSISSSLYHNDG; from the exons atgatgatgatgattggtGGGAATGGAAGTAGAAGCAGATATCCCTTCACAGAATCCCAATGGCAAGAGCTGGAGCACCAGGCCCTCATCTTCAAATACTTGGCCGCCGGCATCCCTATACCTAATGATCTCATCCTTCCCATCAGGAGAAGCCTCCTGTTGGATTCTCCCACACTCGGTTTTCCTCATCCTCCATCAA TTGGGTGGGGGTGCTTTCAGATGGGTTATGGGAGGAAAGTAGAGGACCCAGAGCCAGGGAGGTGCAGGAGAACTGATGGGAAGAAGTGGAGGTGCTCCAAAGAGGCCTACCCGGACTCCAAGTATTGTGAGAGGCACATGCACAGAGGCAAGAGAAGTTCAAGAAAGCATGTGGAGTTGTCTCTAGCCTCCAATCCAACATCTGCCCAACTTTCCTCTCCATATTCCCCTCTTCTTTCCTTGTCGCCACCTGAGGCCCACCATGCTCTTTTCCCCTGTTCATCCTCTTCAGGTTCTCCTGGTATTGGGTTCTCAACCCACAATAACATTCCCTATTCTCATCTAGACACTGCGTGCCTCTCAGCTGATAACAGTAACAG GGAGTTTTATGGACTCAAGAAGGATGTAAATGAATACAATTTTTTCTCAGAAGCCTCTGGGGCTGAAAGGGAGGGGAAATTTAGGCCACTGGGGTTGACCTCCATGGATGAGTCCCAACAGAGCTCTAACTTTGCTGTTGCTTTCGCTTCTGGGGAGGTCAAGGCTGTGGAGTTGGAGGACTCCCAGAACCCGAAACCTTTCCACTGTTTCTTTGATGAGTGGCCACAGAGAGGCACAGGATCATGCATAAGTTTGGAGGAAGACAGGTCCCAACAAGCATCGTACTCGAATACCCAACTCTCAATTTCCAGTTCTCTCTATCACAATG atggttga